Proteins found in one Mangifera indica cultivar Alphonso chromosome 15, CATAS_Mindica_2.1, whole genome shotgun sequence genomic segment:
- the LOC123197795 gene encoding calmodulin-interacting protein 111-like isoform X2, giving the protein MEPKSMLLSALSIGVGVGVGLGLASGQSVSKWSASGSSMDGVTGEQIVQELMRLVVDGKQSKITFEEFPYYLSERTRMLLTSAAFVHLKDSDISKHTRNLSPASRTILLSGPAELYQQTLAKALAHFFEAKLLLLDIPDFSLKMQHKYGYGKKEKTFKRSISEITIERMSSFLGSFSPLSSKEEAKATLQGQSSGVEGSSNPPLPRNASVASDMSSVSSLSAPTNAASHKRSSSWCFDEKVFLQSLYKVLVSMSETGPVVLYLRDVDKLLLQSQRLYNLFENFFKKISGSVVILGSRMLEQGDCREGDDRLSMLFPYNIEIKAPEEENHLVNWKAQLEEEMRTLKYQDNKNHIAEVLAANDLDCDDLGSICQADTVVLSNYIEEIVVSAISYHLMKNKHPEYRNGKLVISSQSLSHGLNIFQEGKSSGKDTLKLETNADSSKETDGGETVTAKTESKSENPASESKNDIEKSVPGLKKDENAPSAKEVPPDNEFEKRIRPEVIPANEIGVTFADIGALDEVKESLQELVMLPLRRPDLFKGGLLKPCRGILLFGPPGTGKTMLAKAIANEAGASFINVSMSTITSKWFGEDEKNVRALFTLAAKVSPTIIFVDEVDSMLGQRTRVGEHEAMRKIKNEFMTHWDGLLTKANERILVLAATNRPFDLDEAIIRRFERRIMVGLPSVENREMILRTLLSKEKAEDLDFKELAAITEGYTGSDLKNLCVTAAYRPVRELIQKERMKDMERKKREAAGKSSEGASDTKEGGKEESKEERVIELRPLNMEDLRQAKNQVAASFASEGAVMNELRQWNELYGEGGSRKKQQLTYFL; this is encoded by the exons ATGGAGCCGAAAAGTATGTTGTTATCTGCTTTGAGTATAGGGGTTGGTGTTGGTGTTGGGTTGGGATTGGCTTCAGGGCAAAGCGTGAGTAAATGGAGTGCTTCAGGTTCCTCCATGGATGGTGTCACAGGTGAGCAGATTGTTCAGGAGTTGATGAGGCTGGTGGTTGATGGCAAGCAGAGCAAGATCACTTTTGAAGAGTTCCCTTATTATCTAAG TGAGAGAACTCGGATGTTATTGACAAGTGCTGCATTTGTTCACTTAAAGGACTCTGACATTTCCAAGCACACCCGGAATCTTTCACCAGCGAGTAGGACTATTTTGCTCTCAGGACCAGCTG AACTTTATCAGCAAACGCTTGCCAAGGCCTTAGCCCATTTCTTTGAAGCAAAGCTGCTGTTGTTAGATATTCCTGATTTTTCCTTAAAG ATGCAACACAAATATGGTTATggcaaaaaggaaaaa ACTTTCAAGAGGTCCATTTCAGAGATAACAATAGAGCGAATGTCCAGTTTTCTTGGATCCTTTTCACCACTTTCTTCTAAGGAAGAAGCAAAGG CAACATTGCAAGGGCAAAGCAGTGGCGTGGAGGGTTCAAGTAATCCTCCACTTCCCAGAAATGCCTCTGTTGCATCCGACATGAGTAGTGTCTCTTCTCTTTCGGCCCCAACAAATGCTG CTTCCCACAAACGCTCAAGCAGCTGGTGTTTTGATGAGAAAGTCTTTCTGCAATCATTGTACAAG GTATTGGTTTCAATGTCAGAAACCGGTCCAGTCGTTTTATACCTCAGGGATGTTGACAAGCTTCTCCTTCAGTCACAAAGATTATacaatttgtttgaaaattttttcaagaaaatttcgGGTTCAGTGGTGATACTTGGTTCAAGGATGCTGGAACAAGGAGATTGCAGAGAAGGGGATGACAGACTCAGTATGTTGTTCCCATACAACATTGAAATCAAAGCCCCTGAAGAAGAAAACCATCTAGTTAACTGGAAGGCCCAACTGGAAGAGGAAATGAGGACTCTCAAGTATCAAGATAACAAGAACCACATTGCTGAAGTTCTTGCAGCTAATGATCTTGATTGTGATGATTTGGGCTCAATCTGCCAAGCAGACACAGTTGTTCTCAGTAATTACATAGAAGAAATTGTGGTATCAGCAATATCTTATCATTTGATGAAGAATAAGCATCCAGAGTACAGAAATGGAAAGCTTGTTATATCATCCCAGAG CTTGTCCCATGGATTGAACATCTTTCAGGAAGGCAAAAGCTCTGGGAAAGATACCCTCAAACTGGAGACAAATGCTGACAGTTCCAAG GAAACTGATGGGGGAGAGACTGTAACTGCAAAGACAGAATCAAAGAGTGAAAACCCGGCATCTGAAAGCAAAAATGACATAGAAAAATCAGTTCCTGGGTTAAAGAAGGATGAGAATGCTCCATCAGCAAAG GAAGTTCCTCCTGACAATGAGTTTGAGAAACGTATAAGGCCAGAGGTTATCCCTGCAAATGAGATTGGAGTGACTTTTGCTGATATCGGAGCCTTGGATGAGGTTAAAGAATCGTTACAGGAGCTCGTTATGCTCCCTCTGCGGAGACCAGACTTGTTCAAAGGGGGGCTTCTTAAGCCCTGCAGAGGTATATTACTTTTTGGGCCACCAGGCACTGGGAAAACCATGCTAGCAAAGGCAATTGCAAATGAAGCTGGGGCAAGTTTCATCAATGTGTCAATGTCAACCATCACTTCGAAATGGTTTGGGGAAGATGAAAAGAATGTTAGAGCACTGTTCACTCTTGCAGCAAAAGTTTCCCCAACTATCATTTTTGTCGATGAGGTTGATAGCATGCTTGGGCAGAGGACTAGAGTTGGAGAGCATGAGGCTATGCGTAAGATAAAGAACGAATTCATGACTCACTGGGACGGGTTGTTGACAAAGGCTAATGAGAGAATCCTTGTTCTTGCTGCAACCAACAGACCTTTTGACCTTGATGAAGCCATTATCAGACGGTTTGAGCGCAG AATCATGGTTGGTCTGCCGTCTGTCGAAAACAGGGAAATGATCTTGAGAACTCTTCTGTCAAAGGAAAAGGCAGAAGATCTCGACTTCAAGGAGCTTGCAGCTATAACAGAAGGATATACTGGAAGTGATCTCAag AACTTATGTGTGACAGCAGCATACCGACCAGTTAGAGAATTGATACAGAAGGAGAGGATGAAGGATATG gaaaggaagaaaagagaggCAGCAGGCAAGAGCTCTGAAGGTGCCTCGGACACAAAAGAAGGTGGCAAAGAAGAAAGCAAAGAGGAGAGAGTAATTGAATTGAGACCTTTGAACATGGAAGATCTAAGGCAAGCCAAGAACCAG GTCGCTGCAAGTTTTGCATCCGAAGGAGCAGTAATGAATGAGCTGAGGCAGTGGAACGAGCTATACGGTGAAGGAGGTTCAAGGAAGAAGCAGCAGCTAACTTACTTCCTTTAG
- the LOC123197795 gene encoding calmodulin-interacting protein 111-like isoform X1 produces the protein MEPKSMLLSALSIGVGVGVGLGLASGQSVSKWSASGSSMDGVTGEQIVQELMRLVVDGKQSKITFEEFPYYLSERTRMLLTSAAFVHLKDSDISKHTRNLSPASRTILLSGPAELYQQTLAKALAHFFEAKLLLLDIPDFSLKMQHKYGYGKKEKTFKRSISEITIERMSSFLGSFSPLSSKEEAKGMKQATLQGQSSGVEGSSNPPLPRNASVASDMSSVSSLSAPTNAASHKRSSSWCFDEKVFLQSLYKVLVSMSETGPVVLYLRDVDKLLLQSQRLYNLFENFFKKISGSVVILGSRMLEQGDCREGDDRLSMLFPYNIEIKAPEEENHLVNWKAQLEEEMRTLKYQDNKNHIAEVLAANDLDCDDLGSICQADTVVLSNYIEEIVVSAISYHLMKNKHPEYRNGKLVISSQSLSHGLNIFQEGKSSGKDTLKLETNADSSKETDGGETVTAKTESKSENPASESKNDIEKSVPGLKKDENAPSAKEVPPDNEFEKRIRPEVIPANEIGVTFADIGALDEVKESLQELVMLPLRRPDLFKGGLLKPCRGILLFGPPGTGKTMLAKAIANEAGASFINVSMSTITSKWFGEDEKNVRALFTLAAKVSPTIIFVDEVDSMLGQRTRVGEHEAMRKIKNEFMTHWDGLLTKANERILVLAATNRPFDLDEAIIRRFERRIMVGLPSVENREMILRTLLSKEKAEDLDFKELAAITEGYTGSDLKNLCVTAAYRPVRELIQKERMKDMERKKREAAGKSSEGASDTKEGGKEESKEERVIELRPLNMEDLRQAKNQVAASFASEGAVMNELRQWNELYGEGGSRKKQQLTYFL, from the exons ATGGAGCCGAAAAGTATGTTGTTATCTGCTTTGAGTATAGGGGTTGGTGTTGGTGTTGGGTTGGGATTGGCTTCAGGGCAAAGCGTGAGTAAATGGAGTGCTTCAGGTTCCTCCATGGATGGTGTCACAGGTGAGCAGATTGTTCAGGAGTTGATGAGGCTGGTGGTTGATGGCAAGCAGAGCAAGATCACTTTTGAAGAGTTCCCTTATTATCTAAG TGAGAGAACTCGGATGTTATTGACAAGTGCTGCATTTGTTCACTTAAAGGACTCTGACATTTCCAAGCACACCCGGAATCTTTCACCAGCGAGTAGGACTATTTTGCTCTCAGGACCAGCTG AACTTTATCAGCAAACGCTTGCCAAGGCCTTAGCCCATTTCTTTGAAGCAAAGCTGCTGTTGTTAGATATTCCTGATTTTTCCTTAAAG ATGCAACACAAATATGGTTATggcaaaaaggaaaaa ACTTTCAAGAGGTCCATTTCAGAGATAACAATAGAGCGAATGTCCAGTTTTCTTGGATCCTTTTCACCACTTTCTTCTAAGGAAGAAGCAAAGGGTATGAAACAAG CAACATTGCAAGGGCAAAGCAGTGGCGTGGAGGGTTCAAGTAATCCTCCACTTCCCAGAAATGCCTCTGTTGCATCCGACATGAGTAGTGTCTCTTCTCTTTCGGCCCCAACAAATGCTG CTTCCCACAAACGCTCAAGCAGCTGGTGTTTTGATGAGAAAGTCTTTCTGCAATCATTGTACAAG GTATTGGTTTCAATGTCAGAAACCGGTCCAGTCGTTTTATACCTCAGGGATGTTGACAAGCTTCTCCTTCAGTCACAAAGATTATacaatttgtttgaaaattttttcaagaaaatttcgGGTTCAGTGGTGATACTTGGTTCAAGGATGCTGGAACAAGGAGATTGCAGAGAAGGGGATGACAGACTCAGTATGTTGTTCCCATACAACATTGAAATCAAAGCCCCTGAAGAAGAAAACCATCTAGTTAACTGGAAGGCCCAACTGGAAGAGGAAATGAGGACTCTCAAGTATCAAGATAACAAGAACCACATTGCTGAAGTTCTTGCAGCTAATGATCTTGATTGTGATGATTTGGGCTCAATCTGCCAAGCAGACACAGTTGTTCTCAGTAATTACATAGAAGAAATTGTGGTATCAGCAATATCTTATCATTTGATGAAGAATAAGCATCCAGAGTACAGAAATGGAAAGCTTGTTATATCATCCCAGAG CTTGTCCCATGGATTGAACATCTTTCAGGAAGGCAAAAGCTCTGGGAAAGATACCCTCAAACTGGAGACAAATGCTGACAGTTCCAAG GAAACTGATGGGGGAGAGACTGTAACTGCAAAGACAGAATCAAAGAGTGAAAACCCGGCATCTGAAAGCAAAAATGACATAGAAAAATCAGTTCCTGGGTTAAAGAAGGATGAGAATGCTCCATCAGCAAAG GAAGTTCCTCCTGACAATGAGTTTGAGAAACGTATAAGGCCAGAGGTTATCCCTGCAAATGAGATTGGAGTGACTTTTGCTGATATCGGAGCCTTGGATGAGGTTAAAGAATCGTTACAGGAGCTCGTTATGCTCCCTCTGCGGAGACCAGACTTGTTCAAAGGGGGGCTTCTTAAGCCCTGCAGAGGTATATTACTTTTTGGGCCACCAGGCACTGGGAAAACCATGCTAGCAAAGGCAATTGCAAATGAAGCTGGGGCAAGTTTCATCAATGTGTCAATGTCAACCATCACTTCGAAATGGTTTGGGGAAGATGAAAAGAATGTTAGAGCACTGTTCACTCTTGCAGCAAAAGTTTCCCCAACTATCATTTTTGTCGATGAGGTTGATAGCATGCTTGGGCAGAGGACTAGAGTTGGAGAGCATGAGGCTATGCGTAAGATAAAGAACGAATTCATGACTCACTGGGACGGGTTGTTGACAAAGGCTAATGAGAGAATCCTTGTTCTTGCTGCAACCAACAGACCTTTTGACCTTGATGAAGCCATTATCAGACGGTTTGAGCGCAG AATCATGGTTGGTCTGCCGTCTGTCGAAAACAGGGAAATGATCTTGAGAACTCTTCTGTCAAAGGAAAAGGCAGAAGATCTCGACTTCAAGGAGCTTGCAGCTATAACAGAAGGATATACTGGAAGTGATCTCAag AACTTATGTGTGACAGCAGCATACCGACCAGTTAGAGAATTGATACAGAAGGAGAGGATGAAGGATATG gaaaggaagaaaagagaggCAGCAGGCAAGAGCTCTGAAGGTGCCTCGGACACAAAAGAAGGTGGCAAAGAAGAAAGCAAAGAGGAGAGAGTAATTGAATTGAGACCTTTGAACATGGAAGATCTAAGGCAAGCCAAGAACCAG GTCGCTGCAAGTTTTGCATCCGAAGGAGCAGTAATGAATGAGCTGAGGCAGTGGAACGAGCTATACGGTGAAGGAGGTTCAAGGAAGAAGCAGCAGCTAACTTACTTCCTTTAG
- the LOC123197297 gene encoding F-box protein At5g52880 produces the protein MSNPLEKYQKLGLKEALSRIYRYPKACKELSFILRGAYNKLPKNVQALIFQDTLTAFRLLPPMQTSSAVSAAHLLLQSAEASLPKQKKNLAITEFKHAKVAFKRHSKSCQDAKGTVQLPQDVLIHIFSFLDMPSLVSVELVSWSWNLAASDNHLWQSQYNVFFGNYMNSSKTKVQQSNKVVKDKKHALLQEDEASQNCVDWREAFKRAYIGNSSKNLTSDRGFCGHCNAVVWLNNLKCSNVHCGLKSQKQIKHILPSQVVEYLLEDRSPMISSSDSDSESDEESISRLWAYPKHLQL, from the exons ATGTCAAATCCATTAGAGAAATACCAGAAGCTAGGCCTGAAAGAAGCACTTTCGAGAATCTATCGATACCCAAAAGCGTGTAAGGAGTTGAGTTTCATTCTCAGAGGAGCTTACAACAAACTCCCCAAGAATGTCCAGGCCCTCATCTTTCAAGATACTCTCACCGCCTTTCGCCTTCTTCCACC GATGCAGACAAGTAGCGCTGTTTCCGCTGCTCATCTCCTCCTTCAGAGTGCAGAGGCTTCATTACCAAAGCagaaaaaaaacctagctaTTACGGAATTTAAACATGCAAAAGTTGCTTTTAAGAGGCATAGTAAATCGTGCCAAGATGCAAAAG GCACCGTCCAACTGCCACAAGATGTTCTCATTCACATCTTCAGTTTCCTGGATATGCCATCTTTAGTTTCTGTTGAGCTTGTCAGCTG GTCATGGAATTTGGCAGCAAGTGACAACCATCTGTGGCAGTCGCAGTACAATGTGTTCTTTGGTAATTAtatgaattcttcaaagactaAGGTGCAGCAGAGTAATAAAGtggttaaagataaaaagcaTGCACTTCTTCAGGAGGATGAGGCTTCCCAGAACTGTGTTGATTGGAGAGAAGCTTTTAAAAGAGCATATATTG GTAATTCTTCAAAGAATTTAACATCGGATAGGGGATTTTGTGGGCACTGCAATGCAGTAGTTTGGCTCAATAACTTGAAATGTTCTAATGTACACTGTGGGCTAAAATCCCAAAAGCAGATCAAGCATATATTGCCTTCCCAG GTTGTTGAGTATCTATTGGAAGATCGCTCGCCAATGATATCTTCGTCAGATAGTGACAGTGAATCAGATGAAGAATCCATTTCTAGGCTATGGGCATATCCCAAACACTTGCAGTTGTGA
- the LOC123197960 gene encoding reticulon-like protein B4, translating to MAEHAAEHESLLEKIVDKVKGHDSSSSSDSDDDKPSPGEAVTGKIFRLFGREKPVHKVLGGGKPADIFLWRNKKISAGVLGGATAMWILFELLEYHLLALVCHILILAVAVLFLLANATKFINRPPPQIPDLKIPEKPVLEFASALTYEINRGLAILGDIASGRDLKKFLGVIAGLWVLSIVGSWCNFLTLFYISFVLLHTVPVIYEKYEDQIDPFAEKALMEIKKQYAVFDAKVLSKVLSKIPKGKLKDKKKA from the exons ATGGCTGAGCACGCGGCGGAGCACGAATCTCTTCTGGAGAAGATCGTGGATAAGGTGAAAGGTCACgattcctcctcctcctctgaTTCCGATGACGACAAGCCCTCGCCAGGCGAAGCCGTTACCGGCAAGATTTTCAGGCTCTTCGGCAGAGAGAAACCTGTTCACAAGGTTCTTGGCGGTGGAAAAC CTGCTGATATTTTCCTATGGAGAAACAAGAAAATCTCTGCAGGTGTGCTTGGTGGTGCCACTGCTATGTGGATTCTCTTTGAATTACTTGAATACCACTTACTTGCACTGGTCTGCCATATATTGATACTCGCTGTTGCTGTCCTTTTCTTGTTGGCTAATGCAACCAAGTTTATCAACAG GCCACCTCCTCAGATTCCCGATTTAAAAATCCCTGAAAAACCTGTCTTGGAATTTGCTTCTGCTCTGACATATGAAATTAACCGAGGCTTGGCTATCCTCGGAGATATTGCATCTGGGAGAGATCTGAAGAAATTTCTTGGT GTCATTGCTGGCTTGTGGGTTCTGTCAATTGTGGGTAGTTGGTGCAACTTCCTGACCTTGTTCTACATAT CCTTTGTTTTGCTTCACACTGTGCCCGTGATTTACGAGAAATACGAAGACCAGATAGATCCATTTGCTGAGAAGGCTTTAATGGAGATCAAAAAGCAATATGCCGTCTTCGATGCAAAGGTTTTGAGCAAAGTTTTGAGTAAAATTCCTAAAGGTAAATTGAAGGACAAGAAGAAGGCATAG
- the LOC123197961 gene encoding membrane-associated kinase regulator 5, with the protein MEALSFIKFWRPPTTTTTASNGDGVEVSNVVVGSECELVDEGDDSFFELELTLSDFDSKRNNGNGGNSEEQVHYSAGHDGELKISSSSDVLSKRKILPIEPTSSSKPQTPIALLKSAPKLRVSIFNKSKSMAATLRAEKTGTTASTSKQEKRETNKLFTVKFKVEEISNLSMFTRACSLRKPKNTTEGSSSSSLPKRLSKDVIQKYLKLIKQSYFKVSKTKNGKMGFSGQLTEASPTSSPATFPVRSPMKERNSSGGFRVMNRHLGKSKSASATVSSPVRRDDSLLLQHDGIQSAILHCKKSFNSSRDSSSFSRSTSSSSSQGTLSYLSSRDASLFPRFSSASSCEEIISARRSNDEGI; encoded by the exons ATGGAAGCTCTCAGCTTTATAAAGTTCTGGAGGCcccccaccaccaccacaacTGCTAGTAACGGTGATGGTGTTGAAGTTTCTAATGTTGTTGTGGGCTCGGAGTGTGAATTGGTGGATGAAGGGGATGACTCTTTCTTTGAATTGGAGCTTACTTTATCTGATTTTGACAGCAAGAGAAACAACGGCAATGGAGGCAACAGTGAAGAACAAGTCCACTATTCTGCAGGCCATGACGGAGAATTGAAGATTTCATCTTCGAGTGATGTCTTGTCAAAGAGAAAGATCCTTCCTATAGAGCCGACTTCTTCATCGAAACCTCAGACTCCAATCGCATTGCTGAAATCAGCTCCAAAGCTTCGTGTTTCCATCTTCAATAAATCGAAATCAATGGCGGCGACGCTCAGAGCAGAGAAAACAGGGACCACAGCCTCCACTTCCAAACAGGAGAAGCGAGAAACTAATAAGCTTTTTACTGTCAAATTCAAAGTCGAAGAAATTTCGAATCTTTCAATGTTTACAAGAGCTTGCAGTttgagaaaaccaaaaaatacaaCAGAAGGCTCATCGTCTTCATCGTTGCCAAAGAGATTATCCAAAGATGTGATACAGAAATACTTGAAGCTCATTAAACAATCATATTTCAAAGTCTCAAAAACGAAGAATGGGAAGATGGGGTTTTCTGGGCAGTTAACAGAGGCTTCCCCGACATCATCTCCGGCAACTTTCCCGGTGCGTTCTCCGATGAAGGAGAGAAATTCTTCGGGAGGGTTCCGAGTTATGAATAGGCATCTGGGAAAGAGTAAATCAGCTTCAGCAACAGTTTCATCGCCGGTCAGAAGAGACGACTCTCTGTTACTTCAACATGATGGGATTCAAAGCGCCATTCTTCATTGCAAAAAGTCTTTCAACTCTTCAAgag attcttcttctttttcaagaTCTACAAGTAGCAGTTCTTCACAGGGAACTCTGAGTTACCTATCATCAAGAG ATGCTTCTCTGTTTCCAAGATTCAGCAGTGCTTCATCCTGCGAGGAAATCATTTCAGCTAGAAGATCAAACGATGAAGGAATCTAA
- the LOC123197699 gene encoding anthocyanidin 5,3-O-glucosyltransferase-like — protein MEGAIVLYPCPGSGHLVSMVELGKLILSNHSSFSISVIIPTAPFEAAATHDYIAAVSAAIPSITFYHLPPVSLPQNAYYTAKEFPAVLYQLCQLNNPNLHETLLAISSRSKIKAFVIDLFCNESLQVSSNLNIPTYYYFTSGANCLSYIIYFPKIHRGLTKNLKDLEDMKINVPGSPSVRAKDMPEPLLDRAKYVYQCFVDSALDMTKSSGIIVNSFELLEERACRALANGECAPGDSMPPVYFIGPVVSEKEKDSEQIHECLSWLDSQPSQSLLFLCFGSLGVFYTEQLKEIAIGLERSGVRFLWVVRTPPPNDETVRKLAETDPSIESFLPEGFSERTKDRGYLVKSWAPQKAILSHDSMGGFVTHCGWNSILEAVCAGVPMLAWPLYAEQKMNKTFLVEEMKIALPVDASDEGLVSAIELEKRVSELMGSDKGKAVRERVKAMKEGAAAAAREGGSSRVALAKLAESFGGVPT, from the coding sequence ATGGAAGGTGCCATTGTTTTGTATCCCTGTCCTGGAAGTGGTCACCTAGTCTCCATGGTTGAGCTAGGCAAACTCATACTTTCCAACCATTCATCTTTTTCAATCTCCGTTATTATCCCCACTGCACCGTTCGAAGCCGCCGCAACTCATGACTATATAGCAGCTGTCTCCGCTGCCATACCCTCCATCACATTCTACCATCTCCCACCCGTCTCTCTCCCTCAAAATGCTTACTATACTGCAAAGGAGTTCCCCGCCGTACTTTACCAACTTTGTCAACTCAACAACCCTAATCTCCATGAAACCCTTCTGGCAATTTCCAGTCGCTCAAAAATCAAAGCCTTTGTTATTGATCTCTTTTGCAACGAATCGTTGCAAGTTTCATCAAATCTCAATATCCCAACCTACTATTACTTTACCTCTGGGGCAAACTGCTTGTCTTATATTATTTACTTCCCTAAGATTCATAGAGGCTTAACCAAGAACTTGAAAGATCTAGAGGACATGAAAATAAATGTCCCTGGTTCGCCGTCCGTTCGAGCAAAAGACATGCCAGAACCTCTGCTTGATCGTGCGAAGTATGTGTATCAGTGCTTTGTGGACAGTGCCCTCGACATGACAAAATCATCAGGCATTATCGTAAACTCGTTTGAATTGCTTGAAGAAAGGGCTTGTAGGGCACTGGCGAATGGAGAATGCGCACCAGGCGACTCCATGCCACCTGTGTATTTCATAGGCCCAGTAGTGAGTGAAAAGGAGAAAGATAGTGAACAAATACACGAGTGCCTGAGTTGGCTAGACTCTCAACCGAGTCAAAGCTTACTGTTTTTATGCTTTGGAAGCTTGGGAGTGTTTTATACAGAGCAGTTAAAAGAAATTGCAATTGGCTTAGAGAGAAGTGGAGTCAGATTTTTGTGGGTGGTGCGTACTCCACCACCAAACGATGAAACAGTCCGAAAGTTAGCAGAAACTGACCCAAGCATTGAATCATTCCTACCAGAGGGGTTTTCGGAGAGGACAAAGGATAGAGGATACTTAGTGAAATCATGGGCACCACAGAAGGCTATACTGAGTCACGACTCAATGGGAGGGTTCGTCACTCACTGTGGCTGGAACTCAATTCTGGAAGCAGTGTGTGCCGGGGTACCAATGTTGGCTTGGCCTCTGTATGCAGAGCAAAAGATGAATAAAACTTTCTTGGTGGAGGAAATGAAGATTGCTTTGCCAGTGGACGCATCAGACGAGGGGCTGGTGAGTGCAATCGAGTTAGAGAAACGAGTGAGTGAGTTGATGGGGTCGGATAAGGGAAAAGCGGTGAGAGAGCGGGTGAAAGCAATGAAAGAAGGAGCTGCAGCGGCTGCGAGGGAGGGTGGATCATCTCGTGTTGCCTTAGCCAAATTGGCCGAGTCATTTGGCGGTGTACCCACTTGA